In the genome of Odontesthes bonariensis isolate fOdoBon6 chromosome 20, fOdoBon6.hap1, whole genome shotgun sequence, the window TCTACCAGCAGGGGTCTCCGAGTGGTGGATAAACACTGTGAGACGTGGCGGGCAGACGACATCTCCGTCATGGGCCAGTCGTCCTACCTGACCTCAGGTCAGCTTCTCGGCCAGCAGACTCGAAGCTGCTCCAATGAGTTCATCGTCCTTTGCATCGAGACCCACAAAAACCGTTAACCCATCCCAAATGCTACTCCACCAAGGAACCCCACCCAGCCACCGTTGATCTCAAACACTGATGTGAAGATATGAGGATGTCGTTTTCAACGCATCTTTTAGTGCTACGTGTAACATTTTGTGCATTTCAAAACCTCAGGCTTTGCAGCTTACTATTACAAAGAAGATGCTGCGGCTTGTCcctcactcctcctcctcctcccacatCACTCTGCTGATGAAGAGGGGGGCTGTAAAATACTCCTGACAGAAGTACAAAGTCTCTCCTGTCAATGTAAAATTAGGTGCGGTtgatggaggggaaaaaaagggaaggaGTGTCCTTTTCTGTTGGAAAGCAGTTCAAATATTTCAGACCTGTTGGCACATATTGGGATGTAAAATAAATAGTTTTACTTGTACGAAAGTAATGCAGACACCTAAAACACAAGGTGGTGATGAAATGATACACGCAGCATCTTTATATTTAAGACAGGTGGCTTCAGGTGCAAAGGGACACATCTGTGTACAAAACCAAATATAAAATAACAGATGGCTTTTTCTCTGCAGCCACTCAGTGTTGAGGATAAAACGCTTGTTCTTCTCCTGGAGACTGACTGTAGTGGCTGAGGATGGACGTGGCAGTCCAAAGACTTGTGATAGAAGCTTAAATGCTACTTTATTTCGTTTACAGGTTGTCTGGGAAGtttttctaaaccatttttatgAATTTCAGGAAAATCTTTCTCTATTTCAAAGGCCAGAACTATGAACCACGTCTATTTTCCCCCATCCATCAAAGGGAAGACCAGACAACTGGTGTCACCACCAAAGCAATTTTTGATGCACTgtacttctttttctttttttaaagttttctagctcaacatttttgaaAGTGTTGTTTGTGTCGTAGCTTTTCATATCTTGGTGATCTCACTTCAACGGCTTTCTTTGAATAGgcttatttaatttaaattcaatttatttatacTGTCACAGCACATAACATGAAATCAGATGATTAAAATTTAAGAATGTAATTTATCGTTTGTCTGTCAAATGACTGTTTCCTCTCACTCCTgcctatttttctgtttttgtacgtggtcctttttttttttttttttagttaagtTTGGAAATTTTTATTGAATGTTGACAAGAGTCCAAATCAAATTCTACCAGGTGTAAAAGAGACATTAaattatccatccatttatagtggaaagaaaaacaataaaacatctGAGGACAAAAAGTGAGAGCACGTTTTATATAAATATTGGTGCTTTGTTGAATAAAGATTCCTTTTTTCATAACTTGTTCTTGTTTCATTGTCAAAACAGGTACTTATCGTTACCTCTTCTAtgtctaccccctacccgaaccatggtttgcatccccaccccgctgtgactggtgtgcagttgatgagaggctgaggtagcttgtggttgtggaaaaaaacgATGGTTGTTGTgttgtgaggagcagtgttggctggcattaggggggtgactctgggacaccagtggtcattgtctagcctcctggaggtgtcgtgggcccaactagacgaaacactgatgaaaggaggttcccacctgatgaccccaatgacatgttggtcagcactgctcattgatctatatagggagtatagggaattattcacggtgtctgttccattttttttccattagcaCAAGTTTCATGTGTGTACCTTAAATCTGAACAACAaaaattaatcattttaatgCAAATCCTTCTTGAACCTTTTGAACAATCCTGTTGACAAACGTTTcaatgtggaaacggaaagggcgaagctgatgacatgtccttctacaaatcccgtattttaaaatggcggagcgacatggagacattcaatGGGGTGttaccacagcccttttacagacagccgttccacttcctattcgccccattataaaaaatttggctgcagttcagttgattttgtctgggggcgctggcgagcgagtgcagaatgatcattggccatagggctggcgctaataaccaCAAAGCCGAACAGTAATAGTTATATTTCTTCAGTAGTAAGAAGCTATAGTAGTGGTAGCTTGTCATTGCACTGAATAGGTTTCTGTCGTCAGTAAAAGGTCAAAGATATAAACTCATGCTCAAAGTCATTCATCTTAGTCTTTTCTTAACCACGTGGAAGTGAGTAGTGGTGTATTAATCTACAGAAACTCATCTTTTTGCTGATACttccctcatttcttcatattttgctGTGTCTGGGCTTGTTTTTGAGCTGCATTCTTTCGGCAGTGGGTGTGCTGACACCAGCCAATGACCACATTTGGCTGTGTGGTCTTTACAAACACCACCTGAAAATAGCTCTTCAAACAGAATTCATGCAAAGAAAAACGGTTGAGAAGCCTTTAACCTCCCGTACTATTGATTGTGGAGATTGATTGTTAGAGACTCGGACAGCAGAGTGGCAGGAGGACTTTTACAGGTGATCTTATTTAACAGCTCATTGTGAGTGGAGACTTTGACATGAAGACATTACAGGTActtaaagcacttttttttaatctctcttACAATATTTGTAATATAAAACAAACTGTTTCGCAGTCTTGATTTTTAAATCTGAAGCTGATATTAATCATGAGTTGTTTTAACTTTGATTTGAAGGTGCTGAGTGTGCTCCTTCTGACTGCAGCTGCAGTTAACGGTCAGTCGTACCACATTGGCAGTTGCCCCAAGTCAGAACTTCAAGAAAACTTTAATATTATGCAGGTAAAATGCTGAATCAATATCCAGTGTGCCCACTCTGATGACATTGGATTTTGTCCCATCCTCATTTGATTGATTTCTGGGTATTTGCCTATGTAAACAGTTCAATTTGAAAGGAGATGTCTGTAAAATGTAGCAACCAGTTTGGTAACCAATAATTGAAAATATTTGTTCTCCTCTGATCCAGTATATGGGAACCTGGTATGAAATCGAGAAGCTCCCAGCTATATTTGAAAAAGGGAGATGTAACCAAGCCACATACACTCTTCTCCCAGATGGGACTGTCGGCGTTCACAATGAGGAACTTCTGTAAGGTTCAACAGCCCTGCTGCTCAGTTTGCAACATTATTTGGCTAAAAGTTGTCTTGATTCACATTCAGTGATAAGTGCTTAGTGAAAGTATCCCCCTTTTAACCAGCAAGTATGAATATGAGTGGTTTTGCTCCTCTTCATACAGGTCTGATGGGACTATCGGATCCATTGAGGGAGTTGCTAGAGTGAAAGATCCTTCACAACCGGCCATTCTTGGTGTCAGCTTCTTTAAAGGTATTAGAAGTATTTCATTGGAAGTTGTGTTGCCAACAGTGAAACATAGGTTCAGAGTATCTCTTAATAAACTGCTTTGTACCATTAACTGATTTATTTTACTTACAGGTGTTCCAGATGCTCCATACAAGGTAATCTCCACAGATTACCAGTCGTATGCTTTGGTGTACTCCTGCAAAGACTTCTTTGGACTTTTTTACATTGACTTTGCTTGGATTCTGGCTCGCACTCGGGCACTGACTGATGACATCATTAGCCAGTTGCATGATAAGATAAGTGCAGCTGGTGTGGATGTAAACCGTCTTACAGTCACAAACCAGACTGTTTGTGATGGTTACAATCAATAAGGCAGAGATGATTGCCTGTCTGAACTGGAATGGAAAATGTAATGTACTATAATACTTTTTTACTTGTTGTGTACTTTAACAGCCCATAAAATGTATAATTCACTGAATGAAAAGTTTACAGAATTATGATGTATTTCCTAGCTTTAAAACAAACTGCAATCCATGCACATCTTACTCATGTGTATATATTTCATGATAAAAAAGGAAATGAgtataaataagaaaataacaacGGCTGGAGCAGTAACCCCTTTGTAAATACACATCATGGTAATCCTGTGGAGAAAGATCAGTTCTCTTCTGTTTAAGCTCCTTTggaatttctgtaaaaaaataaaaaataaatgtaaacagGACTGAAACTGGGAAGTTTGTTGTTTGAAAGTGCTGTTGAGGTGGGGACATGAGTAACCTAAACTCCCATTTCTAATGTgggtaaatgttttatttactttatttactagTAGTATGTCTATTTTTCGTATTGTGACAGTTCAAGTAAATAATCCAGCAAGCAATGACTGTTTGCAGGACCTTACAAAGATCCTTTCTGCAGTTCATTTATATTTACTGAAACTGTAACATTATGAATCACACCTGGGCTTCTTCAAAACCGAAATGTCTGAAAATGGTCAAAAAGACAATGTTAAGGACTTACGctaagaaaaaaagtcataCATTGATCAAATGTGCACACATTTACATAGATATATAAGTGGCAAAAAGTCGgggaaattaactttttttttttttcccataatctaaaagaaaatttGGAGTGATTTTTACCTTCAGTATCTTTCATGGTTTCAAAGCAGGAAGTAGCAGAAGTTTTAAACAAAAGACCTAAAAGGGCATTTTCCAGATTTAATGGACACCAAAACCTTTGCTAAATTATCTGCACTATTACCACTTCTGTCTATTCAAATTAGTGCTTTATTTGCGAACACAGATGCTTGTGAAAACCAGGccaaagaacaaaaataaaccaGGTAGCTAAGCGAAGGGAAACGGatgcttttattctgaaaaAGCTCTCCGGAAGTCCTGTTATCAGTTCATCTGGCAGCAGAATGACGAGCCTAACATATGCAACGTCACGTTTTTCTTCTAGAAATATGTTGTTATTATTGCTTTTTATCCTCCCCTCGGGTCTGCCTATGTATTTGTCTGCTGACAGAAACGAAAGGCCCGTTATTGGTGAGTTATTTACGGCGGCGTGAGTGAAGCTAACGCAGCGTTTAACCCGCGGAAGGCTAAAGCCAACACATGCCTATAGTCTGTTTAAAATTGAAATGCTGTAGAAGTCACACTGTTTCTCCCCCACAAGGTGTTCTGGCTCAGGAGGTTTACTCACCgaaaccaaaccaaacagcCTACATCGCCGCCTCCTATGTCAAGTTTCTGGAGGCAGCAGGAGCCAGGGTTGTACCTGTCATGTGAGTTAGTTAGTTATTATCTAACAACACAACTGTCATTGCTTCAAAGGACAAGCTTTTGTAACCCCCTATCTCTGTGCCAGTGTCAACTTAACCTCTCCATGTCATTTGTGCAGGATCAACCAGACCTTGGAAGAGTACAAGAGTCTGTTCCACTCCATTAATGGGTAAAAACGGTTTTATAAAGCAGTTGGAGCTTCTGTTTCAGGTGTTATTAATAAGTTATTAAAGAGTCTGAAGCCTTGTATTTTCTTTCAaagagccagactttcttgaaATCTTTAATTGGTCTTTTGcacagggtgcttgcgcaagtcttgaaagtcttaataagtatggaattttgaagcactgttttccagaccttgaaaagtcatgaattttgtgtgaaagtcttaataaagtatggaaaataaatgtatggtagaatgttacagtatgctcaaaggcattgtgaaatgagaaataggaaggtaggctataaaactatcattttactaactggtcacgtactgtattagcctaatgggatgagatgtgagtgaagagactgaattctacatacattcatccatccattaattttttttatagatagtttttgtgacacttgtttgatgtgaaactcatgtacttgtgattttcatgttttgaaacgttttcatcagtaaaagcataatttactgtgaataatgcatttgttcattgaatactagcctataaaaatgaacatttctaatagacacagttggtacaatctcaaccaatgaagtaggcagtaggcacacaagttacaagtacataaagttaaggtcttgggggaaaaaaagtatcagttttaaaaaagtctggaaaaagtctggaattttaatttggaaaaagagcaagcaccctgtttgCAACAGTTCTCCAGTCTTTAGAAGGCCTTTCAAAGGTTTTCCTGATtacattggctgcttttcaaGCTCATTAACAGTCCAGCCCCCTGACTtatttaaacattaaaaaaagggaACCGGTGTTGTGTCCACAGGGCTATTACTTGAGAACTTTACATCCCTCATAATGGTGTGGAGTGTGTCATGAAATAACAGAAAGctggtctaagagggttcaggctgtgttgaagaataaaggtgctcagaccaaatattcatTTTCAGGCTTGTTAGAATTGCACAAACTGTTTTTGCCATATACTGTGATTGTTGTATATGAACCGCTGCACCTATGTCCAGTTTTCCGGGCAATATGCAAAGAAAACGGGTCTGGCTCAACACTTTTTCACAGCACCGTGTGTAACTGACAAATTCACACTTTGTGTCCCTATTATTAGCGGTGCAGTTTAACGACGTGAGTAATGATTCTGGAGACAGACACAggtgcagcgaggactgtaaaTCTTAAGCACGGCGGTAGATAATCAAGTTTTGCGTCTAAAACTGTTAGAAGGATCACTTTATAATTAGCTATTACAATTTTGGTGAGCAGATTTTGAAGGATAAGACGGTGTGATGTTTGGGTCGGCGCTGCTTGATTGTTGAAAATTCAG includes:
- the LOC142369978 gene encoding apolipoprotein D-like, giving the protein MKTLQVLSVLLLTAAAVNGQSYHIGSCPKSELQENFNIMQYMGTWYEIEKLPAIFEKGRCNQATYTLLPDGTVGVHNEELLSDGTIGSIEGVARVKDPSQPAILGVSFFKGVPDAPYKVISTDYQSYALVYSCKDFFGLFYIDFAWILARTRALTDDIISQLHDKISAAGVDVNRLTVTNQTVCDGYNQ